Proteins from a single region of Phaeacidiphilus oryzae TH49:
- a CDS encoding Lrp/AsnC family transcriptional regulator — protein MELDALDRALLRELQNDARQTNRELAAKTGVSPSTSLERVRLLRRRGVITGYHAVLDLDAAGRPVQALISVRIRPPARAVIEGFREWAARLPEVIGLFVTSGTHDFLIHVAVPNVDSVYAFVIDRLTERREVADVQTTMVYEHVQTRCVEPAAADPARAG, from the coding sequence GGGCCCTGCTGCGGGAGCTGCAGAACGATGCCCGGCAGACCAACCGCGAGCTGGCCGCGAAGACCGGTGTCTCGCCGTCCACCTCGCTGGAGCGGGTCCGGCTGCTCCGCCGCCGGGGCGTGATCACCGGCTACCACGCGGTGCTCGACCTCGACGCGGCCGGACGGCCGGTCCAGGCGCTGATCTCGGTCCGGATCCGCCCGCCGGCCCGTGCCGTCATCGAGGGCTTCCGGGAGTGGGCGGCCAGGCTGCCCGAGGTGATCGGCCTCTTCGTCACCTCCGGCACCCACGACTTCCTGATCCATGTGGCCGTGCCGAACGTGGACAGCGTCTACGCCTTCGTGATCGACCGGCTCACCGAGCGGCGCGAGGTCGCCGACGTGCAGACCACGATGGTCTACGAGCATGTGCAGACCCGCTGCGTGGAGCCGGCCGCGGCCGACCCGGCCCGGGCCGGCTAG
- a CDS encoding NAD(P)/FAD-dependent oxidoreductase → MRGEYDVVVVGGGPSGATASALLSMWGRRVLLLEKEKFPRYHIGESLIPGITPVIQELGATSALEALEPLGAQRKNGVTLIWGPSPEPWTIRFDEIASDAPVREAGARPYAYEVKRADFDNMLLTHSRRAGTTVIEEAHVRQPIFEGERCVGVRYTTGSSDEAVDVRAPLVIDASGQAKLMGRRFGSVDWHSDLKNLAVWTYYQGGSRLDGDDAGNIVVEACPPGWLWMIPFSDGTCSVGYVAPSERFATSELLPADLLYRQIGETAQISKLLSGAVEVSQVRTAKDWSYTCERMSGPGFLQVGDAAAFIDPLFSTGVMLALKGGSLAAHAAHRVLDDRDSESRLLESYEKEYHAVLDVVIDFVRFFYDQNKEVEEYFEKARDLIDPADLRKAREDFIVLVSGLAKAVEGWELA, encoded by the coding sequence ATGCGCGGTGAGTACGACGTCGTCGTGGTGGGCGGAGGCCCCAGCGGCGCCACTGCCTCGGCGCTGCTGTCCATGTGGGGCCGGCGGGTGCTGCTGCTGGAGAAGGAGAAGTTCCCCCGCTACCACATCGGCGAGTCGCTGATCCCCGGGATCACCCCGGTCATCCAGGAGCTGGGCGCCACCAGCGCCCTGGAGGCCCTGGAGCCCCTGGGCGCCCAGCGGAAGAACGGCGTCACGCTGATCTGGGGCCCCAGCCCCGAGCCGTGGACCATCCGCTTCGACGAGATCGCCTCGGACGCCCCCGTCCGGGAGGCCGGCGCCCGCCCGTACGCCTACGAGGTGAAGCGGGCCGACTTCGACAACATGCTGCTGACCCACTCCCGCCGGGCCGGCACCACGGTGATCGAGGAGGCCCACGTCCGCCAGCCGATCTTCGAGGGCGAGCGGTGCGTCGGCGTCCGGTACACCACCGGCAGCTCGGACGAGGCGGTCGACGTCCGGGCCCCGCTGGTGATCGACGCCTCGGGACAGGCCAAGCTGATGGGCCGGCGCTTCGGCAGCGTGGACTGGCACTCGGACCTGAAGAACCTCGCGGTGTGGACCTACTACCAGGGCGGCAGCCGGCTCGACGGGGACGACGCCGGGAACATCGTGGTGGAGGCCTGCCCGCCGGGCTGGCTCTGGATGATCCCGTTCAGCGACGGCACCTGCAGTGTGGGCTATGTCGCGCCCAGCGAGAGGTTCGCCACCTCGGAACTGCTCCCGGCGGACCTCCTCTACCGCCAGATCGGCGAGACCGCGCAGATCAGCAAGCTCCTCTCCGGCGCGGTGGAGGTCTCCCAGGTGCGCACGGCCAAGGACTGGTCGTACACCTGCGAGCGGATGAGCGGCCCCGGCTTCCTCCAGGTCGGCGACGCGGCGGCGTTCATCGACCCGCTGTTCTCCACCGGGGTGATGCTCGCCCTCAAGGGCGGCTCGCTGGCGGCGCACGCGGCGCACCGCGTCCTCGACGACCGGGACTCGGAGTCCCGGCTGCTGGAGTCCTACGAGAAGGAGTACCACGCGGTCCTGGACGTGGTGATCGACTTCGTCCGGTTCTTCTACGACCAGAACAAGGAGGTCGAGGAGTACTTCGAGAAGGCCCGCGACCTGATCGACCCGGCGGACCTGCGGAAGGCCCGGGAGGACTTCATCGTCCTGGTCTCCGGGCTGGCCAAGGCGGTCGAGGGCTGGGAGCTCGCCTAG
- a CDS encoding cytochrome P450, which yields MNQTVPASDVDPFAPEVLADPYPMYTSLREAGPLVWLERYGVWASARYATVRAAVLDHDTFSSATGVGLADLSRRQPASDRDAGMAGGDREAGWRTPSLLLEQDPPDHTRARRVVGSVLSPSAVRAKADAWAAEAETMVRALVGTGEFDAVSRLAQEFPLRLFADAVGLPREGRAEHLLPFADFAFNAFGPPNELFRKSVSSGNTALPWVVRHCYPDRLDPDGWGARIHALALREGYSRDEGAVLVRSLLAAGIDTTVRSLGTVLWLLATHPEQYAELRARPELIRPAFDEAVRLESPTRMFFRSVTADTVLDGVELPAGSRLLLLFGAANRDPRRWDRPEEFDITRRSGGHLGFGVGIHACVGRIVAYLEAEVMLRALIRWAPVLRAGGPPRWHLNNTIRGLAELPLTLASGEETGGSRPNGGDDGPH from the coding sequence ATGAACCAGACCGTGCCGGCGAGTGACGTCGACCCGTTCGCTCCCGAGGTCCTCGCCGATCCCTACCCGATGTACACGAGCCTGCGCGAGGCCGGCCCGCTCGTCTGGCTGGAGCGCTACGGGGTCTGGGCCTCCGCGCGGTACGCCACCGTGCGGGCGGCCGTCCTCGACCACGACACCTTCAGCTCCGCGACCGGGGTCGGGCTCGCGGACCTGTCCCGCCGGCAGCCCGCCTCGGACCGGGACGCCGGAATGGCGGGCGGCGACCGGGAGGCCGGCTGGCGTACCCCCAGCCTGCTGCTGGAGCAGGACCCGCCGGACCACACCAGGGCCCGCCGGGTGGTCGGCTCCGTCCTCTCGCCGAGCGCGGTCCGGGCCAAGGCCGACGCGTGGGCGGCGGAGGCCGAGACCATGGTCCGCGCGCTGGTCGGCACCGGCGAGTTCGACGCGGTGAGCAGGCTGGCCCAGGAGTTCCCGCTGCGGCTCTTCGCGGACGCCGTCGGGCTGCCCCGGGAGGGCAGGGCGGAGCACCTGCTGCCCTTCGCGGACTTCGCCTTCAACGCCTTCGGCCCGCCCAACGAGCTCTTCCGCAAGTCGGTCTCCTCGGGGAACACCGCACTGCCCTGGGTGGTCCGGCACTGCTACCCCGACCGGCTGGACCCGGACGGCTGGGGCGCGCGGATCCACGCCCTGGCCCTCCGCGAGGGGTACAGCCGGGACGAGGGCGCGGTGCTGGTGCGCTCGCTGCTGGCCGCCGGGATCGACACCACGGTACGGTCCCTCGGCACGGTGCTGTGGCTGCTGGCCACCCACCCCGAGCAGTACGCGGAGCTGCGCGCCCGGCCGGAGCTGATCCGGCCGGCCTTCGACGAGGCGGTGCGCCTGGAGTCGCCGACCCGGATGTTCTTCCGCTCGGTCACCGCGGACACCGTCCTGGACGGGGTGGAGCTGCCCGCGGGCAGCCGGCTGCTGCTCCTCTTCGGGGCGGCCAACCGGGACCCGCGCCGCTGGGACCGGCCGGAGGAGTTCGACATCACCCGCAGGTCCGGCGGCCATCTGGGCTTCGGGGTGGGCATCCACGCCTGCGTCGGGCGGATCGTCGCCTATCTGGAGGCGGAGGTCATGCTCCGGGCGCTGATCCGGTGGGCGCCCGTCCTGCGGGCCGGCGGACCGCCGCGCTGGCACCTCAACAACACCATCCGGGGCCTGGCCGAGCTTCCGCTCACCCTGGCCTCCGGTGAAGAGACCGGCGGCAGCCGGCCGAACGGAGGAGACGATGGCCCGCACTGA
- a CDS encoding cutinase family protein: MKAISLVRRAAAVTASAAALALTAAVAPATAHADAPGHYYIEVGGTGATPPAPHCTYSYDAANGALRLGSAAIPVCYPATAGPVIGTSGPLVDLGNGQVHPDALTAPSFDASVQQGYRNTLKAAEDTYHAHPNARITITGYSQGALVADQVLQTIAHGTDIPSSQVDGMLYADPMQPGTGLGTLLPKGVGIPGLITSPGAGPVDFGRIPVERYCLTGDPICNVTPTDLGGYVRQHPRYPTDVIPQTLGRDGGNGTTML; this comes from the coding sequence GTGAAGGCAATCAGCCTGGTTCGCCGTGCCGCCGCCGTCACCGCCTCGGCGGCGGCGCTCGCACTGACCGCCGCCGTCGCCCCGGCCACCGCTCACGCGGACGCTCCGGGCCACTACTACATCGAGGTCGGCGGCACTGGGGCCACGCCGCCGGCGCCGCACTGCACCTACTCCTACGACGCCGCGAACGGGGCACTCCGACTCGGCTCCGCCGCGATCCCGGTGTGCTACCCGGCCACCGCCGGACCGGTCATCGGCACCAGCGGTCCGCTGGTCGACCTCGGCAACGGTCAGGTGCACCCGGACGCACTGACGGCGCCGAGCTTCGACGCCAGCGTCCAGCAGGGCTACCGGAACACGCTGAAGGCGGCCGAGGACACCTACCACGCCCATCCGAACGCGCGCATCACGATCACCGGCTACTCGCAGGGCGCACTGGTCGCGGACCAGGTGCTGCAGACCATCGCGCACGGCACCGACATCCCGAGCTCGCAGGTGGACGGCATGCTTTACGCCGACCCGATGCAGCCCGGCACCGGCCTCGGCACCCTCCTCCCCAAGGGGGTGGGCATTCCCGGCCTGATCACCTCGCCGGGCGCGGGGCCGGTCGACTTCGGCCGCATCCCGGTCGAGCGGTACTGCCTGACCGGCGACCCGATCTGCAATGTCACGCCCACCGACCTCGGAGGCTATGTCAGGCAGCACCCCCGCTACCCCACCGACGTCATCCCGCAGACCCTCGGCCGGGACGGCGGCAACGGCACCACCATGCTGTAG
- the gndA gene encoding NADP-dependent phosphogluconate dehydrogenase: MAEKAEIGVTGLAVMGRNLARNLARHGHRVAVHNRTEARTRSLVEEFGSEGDFLPAYSAQEFVDALERPRRLVVMVKAGGPTDAVIEEFAPLLEPGDMIVDGGNAHYLDTRRREKALRERGIHFVGTGISGGEEGALNGPSIMPGGSAESWEALGPLLTDIAAVAEGEPCCSHLGPDGAGHFVKMVHNGIEYSDMQLIAEAYDLLRSGLGKKPAEIAETFRKWNEGRLDSYLIEITTEVLAHTDADTGKPFVDIVLDQAEQKGTGRWTVQTALDLGIPVTGIAEATFARSLSGSAGLREATEGVLPGPERKALTGAEADGFADAIEEALFASKIVAYAQGFNMIQAGSAEYDWNIDLGAVARLWRGGCIIRARFLNRITEAYAEDPALPTLLTADYFRDALAGAQTGWRRVVAEAARLGIPAPGFSSALAYYDGLRAARLPAALIQGLRDYFGAHTYHRTDRSGTFHTLWGGDRTEVEP, encoded by the coding sequence ATGGCTGAGAAGGCGGAGATCGGTGTCACCGGACTCGCGGTGATGGGACGGAATCTGGCGCGCAACCTCGCTCGGCACGGGCACCGGGTCGCGGTGCACAACCGGACCGAGGCGCGCACGCGGTCGCTGGTGGAGGAGTTCGGCTCGGAGGGCGACTTCCTCCCGGCCTACAGCGCCCAGGAGTTCGTGGACGCGCTGGAGCGCCCGCGGCGGCTGGTCGTCATGGTCAAGGCCGGCGGGCCCACGGACGCGGTGATCGAGGAGTTCGCCCCGCTGCTGGAGCCCGGGGACATGATCGTGGACGGCGGCAACGCCCATTACCTGGACACCCGGCGGCGGGAGAAGGCGCTCCGTGAGCGCGGCATCCACTTCGTGGGCACCGGGATCTCCGGCGGCGAGGAGGGCGCGCTGAACGGGCCGAGCATCATGCCCGGCGGGTCGGCGGAGTCCTGGGAGGCGCTCGGACCGCTGCTGACCGACATCGCGGCGGTCGCCGAGGGCGAGCCCTGCTGCAGCCACCTGGGCCCGGACGGCGCCGGGCACTTCGTCAAGATGGTCCACAACGGCATCGAGTACTCGGACATGCAGCTCATCGCCGAGGCCTACGACCTGCTGCGCAGCGGGCTGGGCAAGAAGCCGGCGGAGATCGCGGAGACCTTCCGGAAGTGGAACGAGGGGCGGCTGGACTCCTATCTGATCGAGATCACCACCGAGGTCCTCGCCCATACCGACGCCGACACCGGCAAGCCCTTCGTGGACATCGTGCTGGACCAGGCCGAGCAGAAGGGCACCGGCCGCTGGACCGTGCAGACCGCGCTGGACCTGGGCATCCCGGTGACCGGCATCGCCGAGGCGACCTTCGCCCGTTCGCTCTCCGGCAGCGCCGGGCTGCGCGAGGCGACCGAGGGGGTGCTGCCCGGCCCCGAACGGAAGGCGCTGACCGGGGCGGAGGCGGACGGCTTCGCCGACGCGATCGAGGAGGCGCTCTTCGCGTCCAAGATCGTGGCCTACGCCCAGGGCTTCAACATGATCCAGGCCGGTTCCGCGGAGTACGACTGGAACATCGACCTGGGGGCGGTGGCCCGGCTGTGGCGGGGCGGCTGCATCATCCGCGCCCGCTTCCTGAACCGGATCACCGAGGCCTACGCCGAGGACCCGGCGCTGCCCACGCTGCTGACCGCGGACTACTTCCGGGACGCGCTGGCCGGCGCGCAGACCGGCTGGCGCCGGGTGGTGGCCGAGGCCGCCCGGCTGGGCATTCCGGCCCCGGGCTTCTCCAGCGCCCTGGCCTACTACGACGGGCTGCGCGCGGCCCGCCTGCCGGCCGCCCTGATCCAGGGCCTGCGGGACTACTTCGGCGCCCACACCTACCACCGCACCGACCGCTCCGGGACCTTCCACACCCTCTGGGGCGGCGACCGCACCGAGGTCGAGCCGTGA
- a CDS encoding SCP2 sterol-binding domain-containing protein, which yields MTTATALRFLSEAYLAELAGLPPQRGRPVPGVGARVGFRVPDAPEGPAEFSLLVEEGLVAGTARGLPAGADLEITAAYRDLAEFQEGSLHAATAFVTGRFAVTGDKAKLLDLMVVLQSGRYHEHTADLWARTTL from the coding sequence ATGACCACCGCCACGGCACTCCGCTTCCTCTCCGAGGCGTATCTGGCGGAGCTGGCGGGGCTCCCCCCGCAGCGGGGGCGGCCGGTGCCCGGGGTGGGCGCCCGGGTCGGCTTCCGGGTGCCGGACGCCCCCGAGGGGCCGGCCGAGTTCTCGCTGCTGGTCGAGGAGGGCCTGGTGGCGGGGACCGCTCGCGGCCTGCCCGCGGGCGCGGACCTGGAGATCACCGCGGCCTACCGCGACCTGGCGGAGTTCCAGGAGGGCAGCCTCCACGCCGCCACCGCCTTCGTCACCGGCCGGTTCGCGGTGACCGGTGACAAGGCCAAGCTGCTCGACCTGATGGTGGTGCTCCAGTCCGGGCGGTACCACGAGCACACCGCTGACCTGTGGGCCCGGACCACGCTGTGA
- a CDS encoding acyl-CoA carboxylase subunit epsilon → MTVTMTVTVVPESGPLIRVERGSLAEDELAALTAVLLTRAGGTGPDPGRPAPSGPRWTRPERDAPYHSPTSWRR, encoded by the coding sequence ATGACCGTGACCATGACAGTGACCGTCGTGCCGGAATCCGGCCCGCTGATCCGTGTCGAGCGCGGCAGCCTCGCCGAGGACGAGCTCGCCGCGCTGACCGCGGTGCTCCTCACCCGCGCGGGCGGGACCGGCCCGGATCCCGGCCGCCCGGCGCCGTCCGGGCCCCGCTGGACCAGGCCCGAGCGCGACGCCCCCTACCACTCCCCCACCAGCTGGCGCCGTTGA
- a CDS encoding acyl-CoA carboxylase subunit beta has protein sequence MLTEQVEELGRIRDQVVAGPSERATEAQHAKGKLTARERIALLLDEGSFNEVEPLRRHRASGFGLENKKPYTDGVITGWGTVHGRTVFVYAHDFRIFGGALGEAHATKIHKIMDMAIAAGAPLISLNDGAGARIQEGVTALAGYGGIFQRNTRASGVIPQISVMLGPCAGGAAYSPALTDFVFMVRETSQMFITGPDVVQAVTGEQVSQNGLGGADVHAEVSGVCHFAYDDEESCLEEVRYLLSLLPANNREMPPAQVTEDPASRRCEDLLDLVPADGNRPYDMRAVIESLVDEGEYLEIHERWATNVIVALARMDGQVVGIVANQPQALAGVLDINASEKAARFVQMCDAFNIPILTLLDVPGFLPGVDQEHGGIIRHGAKLLYAYCNATVPRISLILRKAYGGAYIVMDSRSVGADLSYAWPTNEIAVMGAEGAANVIFRRQIAAADAESPEAGSAMRRRMVKEYKAELIHPYYAAERGLVDDVIDPAETREVLIRSLHMLRTKHADLPQRKHGNPPQ, from the coding sequence ATGCTGACCGAGCAGGTCGAGGAACTCGGCCGGATCAGGGACCAGGTTGTGGCGGGTCCGAGTGAGAGGGCGACCGAGGCGCAGCATGCCAAGGGCAAGCTGACGGCGCGGGAGCGGATCGCGTTGTTGCTGGACGAGGGGTCCTTCAACGAGGTGGAGCCGTTGCGGCGGCATCGGGCCTCGGGGTTCGGGCTGGAGAACAAGAAGCCCTACACCGACGGGGTGATCACCGGCTGGGGGACCGTGCACGGGCGGACGGTGTTCGTCTACGCCCATGACTTCCGGATCTTCGGCGGGGCGCTGGGCGAGGCCCACGCCACCAAGATCCACAAGATCATGGACATGGCCATCGCCGCGGGCGCGCCGCTGATCTCCCTCAACGACGGGGCCGGCGCCCGGATCCAGGAGGGCGTGACCGCGCTGGCCGGCTACGGCGGGATCTTCCAGCGCAACACCAGGGCCTCCGGGGTCATCCCGCAGATCTCGGTGATGCTGGGCCCGTGCGCGGGCGGCGCGGCCTACTCCCCAGCGCTCACCGACTTCGTCTTCATGGTCCGCGAGACCAGCCAGATGTTCATCACCGGCCCGGACGTGGTCCAGGCCGTCACCGGCGAGCAGGTCTCCCAGAACGGCCTGGGCGGCGCGGACGTGCATGCCGAGGTCTCTGGGGTGTGCCACTTCGCCTACGACGATGAGGAGTCCTGCCTGGAGGAGGTGCGCTACCTCCTGTCGCTGCTGCCGGCCAACAACCGGGAGATGCCGCCCGCGCAGGTCACCGAGGACCCCGCGAGCCGGCGCTGCGAGGACCTGCTGGACCTGGTGCCCGCGGACGGCAACCGGCCCTATGACATGCGCGCGGTGATCGAGTCCCTGGTGGACGAGGGCGAGTACCTGGAGATCCACGAGCGCTGGGCGACCAACGTGATCGTGGCCCTGGCCCGGATGGACGGCCAGGTGGTGGGGATCGTGGCCAACCAGCCGCAGGCCCTGGCCGGGGTGCTGGACATCAACGCCAGCGAGAAGGCCGCCCGCTTCGTGCAGATGTGCGACGCCTTCAACATCCCCATCCTCACCCTGCTGGACGTGCCCGGCTTCCTGCCCGGGGTGGACCAGGAGCACGGCGGCATCATCCGGCACGGCGCCAAGCTGCTGTACGCCTACTGCAACGCCACCGTCCCGCGGATCTCGCTGATCCTGCGCAAGGCCTACGGCGGCGCCTACATCGTGATGGACTCCCGCTCGGTGGGCGCGGACCTGTCCTACGCCTGGCCCACCAACGAGATCGCGGTGATGGGCGCCGAGGGCGCCGCCAACGTCATCTTCCGCCGCCAGATCGCCGCCGCCGACGCTGAGAGTCCGGAGGCGGGCTCGGCCATGCGCCGGCGCATGGTCAAGGAGTACAAGGCCGAGCTCATCCACCCCTACTACGCGGCCGAACGCGGACTGGTCGACGACGTCATCGACCCCGCCGAGACCCGCGAGGTCCTCATCCGCTCCCTGCACATGCTGCGCACCAAGCACGCCGACCTGCCCCAGCGCAAGCACGGCAACCCACCGCAGTGA
- a CDS encoding methyltransferase, giving the protein MTIVSSTPPSEFEDTSTAAITTLREIALAAAAPAALRAAIRTGVADAVGDAPVPLDRLAKELAVDAGVLGRLLLNLEQYGVFARTPDGYTHTATSRLLREDDPHSLKYWVLWVTEPWAWELWPHLDEAVRNTGKNLFEEKYGAEFFAYLHKEWPDSTEIFNRSQTELSRLTSAALAEALDLSGVRTLADVGGGRGYTLSTLLEANPGLHGTLVDLPAAVAHPDPRLRPGGALASRSRVVEGDCLRRIPVEADVYLFKSILEWDDERTVTALRNAAEAARPDSRILVATNLVDDSPEIRYATGIDLLFLLNTNGRRHTRSGITGLVERAGLRVEGVSAVRPLLHVVEAAVRR; this is encoded by the coding sequence ATGACCATTGTCAGCAGTACTCCGCCGAGTGAATTCGAGGACACGAGCACCGCGGCGATCACCACACTGCGCGAGATCGCGTTGGCCGCCGCCGCGCCCGCGGCACTGCGGGCCGCCATCCGGACGGGCGTCGCCGACGCGGTCGGGGACGCCCCCGTCCCGCTGGACCGGCTGGCCAAGGAGCTGGCGGTGGACGCCGGAGTCCTCGGGCGGCTGCTGCTCAACCTGGAGCAGTACGGCGTCTTCGCCCGCACTCCGGACGGCTACACCCACACCGCGACCTCCCGGCTGCTACGCGAGGACGACCCGCACAGCCTGAAGTACTGGGTCCTGTGGGTCACCGAGCCGTGGGCCTGGGAATTGTGGCCGCATCTCGACGAGGCCGTCCGCAACACCGGGAAAAACCTCTTCGAGGAGAAATACGGCGCCGAATTCTTCGCCTACCTGCACAAGGAATGGCCGGATTCCACGGAGATCTTCAACCGGTCCCAGACCGAGCTGAGCCGGCTCACCTCGGCGGCACTGGCCGAGGCGCTGGACCTGTCCGGGGTGCGGACCCTGGCGGACGTCGGGGGCGGCCGCGGCTACACGCTGTCCACCCTGCTGGAGGCGAACCCGGGGCTGCACGGCACCCTGGTCGACCTGCCGGCCGCCGTCGCCCACCCGGACCCGCGGCTCCGTCCCGGTGGCGCGCTGGCCTCCCGCTCCCGCGTGGTGGAGGGCGACTGCCTGCGGCGGATCCCGGTCGAGGCCGACGTCTACCTCTTCAAGAGCATCCTGGAGTGGGACGACGAGCGGACCGTCACCGCGCTGCGGAACGCCGCCGAGGCCGCCCGTCCGGACAGCCGGATCCTGGTCGCCACCAACCTGGTCGACGACAGCCCGGAGATCCGCTACGCCACCGGCATCGACCTCCTCTTCCTGCTGAACACCAACGGCCGCCGGCACACCAGGAGCGGCATCACCGGGCTGGTGGAGCGGGCCGGCCTGCGGGTCGAGGGGGTCAGCGCGGTCCGCCCCCTCCTCCACGTGGTCGAGGCCGCCGTCCGCCGCTGA
- a CDS encoding cytochrome P450 — MTTQTTAPPGAGAEHDANEALAEILFSPEGRIDPYARYHRLRAAAPVHRSPMGMWALTRYQDVFEALRDKRVGKDVHAFLAGRFSGEWEQHAALRRLASTMLWANPPEHTRMRRIVNAAFTKERVLRHRAFVERRVAELLQPFIEAGGGDICNDFCYLLPISVVAGLVGVPQEEAPGLRAPIRDFQRTFELGMTALELRVADEAAEYLDDYFRALVARKRREPGDDLLSALIAAEDDDPLDDGELAVMCHMLIAAGSETATHFLDNGIRLFIEHPDQAELVRRDPALLTRAIEEVLRYDPPVHILPRTVSEPLEVNGLRIPAGSRLMLLIAAANRDPERFTDPDVFDVTRDQGMSISFGAGIHGCPGWRLARLQAEAVFGTLLRRFPQLEITEPPRPQPRVTLPGLEALRVRLGPDAGEVR; from the coding sequence ATGACCACCCAGACCACGGCCCCGCCCGGGGCCGGAGCCGAGCACGACGCCAACGAGGCGCTGGCGGAGATCCTCTTCTCGCCCGAGGGCAGGATCGACCCGTACGCGCGCTACCACCGGCTGCGGGCCGCAGCGCCCGTCCACCGCAGTCCGATGGGGATGTGGGCGCTCACCCGCTACCAGGACGTCTTCGAGGCGCTGCGGGACAAGCGGGTCGGCAAGGACGTCCACGCCTTCCTGGCCGGCCGGTTCAGCGGGGAGTGGGAGCAGCACGCGGCCCTCCGCAGGCTGGCCTCCACCATGCTCTGGGCGAATCCGCCCGAGCACACCCGGATGCGCCGGATCGTCAATGCCGCCTTCACCAAGGAACGGGTGCTGCGGCACCGCGCGTTCGTCGAGCGGCGGGTGGCGGAACTGCTCCAGCCCTTCATCGAGGCCGGCGGCGGGGACATCTGCAACGACTTCTGCTATCTGCTGCCGATCAGCGTGGTCGCCGGCCTGGTCGGCGTCCCGCAGGAGGAGGCGCCGGGGCTGCGGGCGCCGATCCGGGACTTCCAGCGGACCTTCGAGCTGGGGATGACCGCGCTGGAACTGCGGGTGGCGGACGAGGCGGCGGAGTACCTCGACGACTACTTCCGCGCCCTGGTGGCCCGGAAGCGGCGGGAACCCGGCGACGACCTCCTCTCCGCGCTGATCGCCGCCGAGGACGACGACCCGCTGGACGACGGCGAGTTGGCCGTCATGTGCCATATGCTCATCGCGGCCGGCTCGGAGACCGCCACCCACTTCCTCGACAACGGCATCCGGCTGTTCATCGAGCACCCGGACCAGGCGGAGCTGGTCCGCCGCGACCCCGCCCTGCTGACCAGGGCGATCGAGGAGGTGCTCCGCTACGACCCGCCGGTGCACATCCTGCCCCGGACGGTCAGCGAGCCGCTGGAGGTGAACGGCCTGCGGATCCCGGCGGGCTCCCGGCTGATGCTGCTGATCGCGGCGGCCAACCGGGACCCCGAGCGGTTCACCGACCCGGACGTCTTCGACGTCACCCGGGACCAGGGGATGTCCATCTCCTTCGGCGCCGGCATCCACGGCTGCCCCGGCTGGCGGCTGGCGCGACTGCAGGCGGAGGCCGTCTTCGGCACCCTGCTGCGCCGCTTCCCGCAGCTGGAGATCACCGAGCCGCCGCGCCCGCAGCCGCGGGTCACCCTGCCCGGCCTGGAGGCCCTCCGGGTACGGCTGGGCCCGGACGCGGGGGAGGTCCGATGA